The following are from one region of the Alkalimarinus sediminis genome:
- a CDS encoding ComEA family DNA-binding protein, giving the protein MRIKKLLSLLTLVVTFSAAFLPAQSALAATDKESQAISVVTGKININSADAQTLASSIKGIGLKKAQAIVDYRDANGPFINIQDLASVSGIGQKTVAKNADLLTVK; this is encoded by the coding sequence ATGCGAATCAAAAAACTACTATCACTTTTAACATTAGTCGTAACTTTCAGCGCTGCTTTTCTACCAGCTCAAAGCGCCCTTGCTGCAACAGATAAAGAATCACAAGCTATTTCTGTTGTCACAGGAAAAATCAACATTAATAGTGCGGACGCACAAACACTAGCATCTTCGATCAAAGGCATTGGCCTCAAGAAAGCACAAGCTATTGTGGATTACCGAGACGCTAACGGCCCATTCATCAACATTCAAGACTTAGCAAGCGTCTCAGGCATTGGTCAAAAAACAGTGGCCAAGAACGCAGACCTCTTAACTGTTAAATAA
- a CDS encoding MBL fold metallo-hydrolase RNA specificity domain-containing protein yields MKIKFLGGAGTVTGSKYLITHNNQRILVDCGLYQGVKKLRLRNWKPFPVDPKTINAVVLTHAHIDHSGYVPALRKKGFKGPVYCTQGTYDLCKILLPDSGFLQEEDARYANKKKFSRHNPAMPLYTEKDAIESLKLFKPVHYHKTIEVAHHIQATFTPVGHILGSSAVQITAGGKTITFSGDVGRSEDLVMRSPEPLQSTDYLVVESTYGNRTHDETDPFEFFKEVINKTMERGGIVLFPSFAVGRAQTILYIIQLLKERNEIPDVPVFLNSPMAISATETYCRHHKEHRLTKEECSKIDKGTHFVRTPEESIELNKRKYPSIIISASGMASGGRVLHHLKTLLPNHRNSVVFVGFQAPGTRGDAMVNGAQQVKIHGAYHPVRAEVCNLDSLSAHGDYNEIIGWLDQSEIAPKRVFVTHGEPAASDNMRLKLEEKFGWTVDVPDPSDEFEL; encoded by the coding sequence ATGAAGATTAAATTTCTAGGTGGCGCTGGTACTGTAACGGGTTCTAAGTATCTAATTACCCATAATAATCAGCGAATACTGGTTGACTGTGGCTTATATCAAGGAGTGAAAAAACTTCGCCTCCGAAACTGGAAGCCATTTCCTGTCGATCCAAAAACAATTAATGCTGTAGTATTAACTCATGCTCACATAGACCATAGTGGTTATGTGCCTGCTCTCAGAAAAAAGGGATTTAAAGGGCCGGTCTATTGCACACAGGGAACTTACGACCTGTGTAAGATCTTGTTGCCTGACTCTGGCTTTCTACAAGAAGAGGATGCTCGTTATGCCAATAAGAAAAAGTTCTCTCGACATAACCCAGCAATGCCCTTGTATACAGAAAAAGATGCTATTGAATCGTTAAAGTTATTTAAACCTGTTCACTATCATAAAACTATCGAGGTAGCGCATCATATTCAGGCGACGTTTACCCCAGTAGGGCATATTTTAGGTTCATCGGCTGTTCAAATAACGGCAGGTGGAAAGACGATTACTTTTAGTGGTGATGTTGGTAGGAGTGAAGATTTAGTCATGCGCTCCCCCGAGCCCCTGCAATCGACGGACTACCTGGTTGTAGAGTCAACCTATGGTAACCGAACTCATGATGAAACAGATCCGTTTGAATTTTTTAAGGAAGTCATCAATAAGACCATGGAGCGGGGAGGCATTGTCCTCTTTCCTTCTTTTGCGGTGGGGCGCGCGCAGACGATTCTGTATATCATTCAATTGCTAAAAGAGCGAAACGAAATCCCTGATGTGCCGGTGTTTTTAAATAGCCCAATGGCTATATCAGCAACAGAAACCTATTGCCGCCACCATAAGGAGCATCGATTAACCAAGGAGGAGTGCAGCAAAATTGATAAAGGTACTCATTTTGTCAGAACACCAGAGGAGTCTATCGAGCTGAATAAGCGAAAGTACCCCTCTATTATTATTTCAGCTAGCGGAATGGCAAGTGGTGGAAGAGTGTTGCACCACCTTAAAACCTTACTTCCGAATCATAGAAATTCTGTGGTGTTTGTCGGTTTTCAGGCCCCTGGAACGCGGGGTGATGCTATGGTCAACGGTGCTCAGCAAGTGAAAATACATGGTGCTTATCACCCCGTACGAGCAGAGGTGTGTAATTTAGATAGTTTGTCTGCCCACGGCGACTATAATGAGATAATCGGCTGGCTCGATCAATCTGAAATTGCCCCAAAGCGAGTATTTGTTACCCATGGTGAGCCTGCAGCCTCAGATAATATGCGCTTAAAACTAGAGGAGAAGTTTGGTTGGACGGTAGATGTGCCAGACCCGAGTGATGAGTTTGAGTTGTAA